A stretch of Cicer arietinum cultivar CDC Frontier isolate Library 1 chromosome 5, Cicar.CDCFrontier_v2.0, whole genome shotgun sequence DNA encodes these proteins:
- the LOC101488424 gene encoding uncharacterized oxidoreductase At1g06690, chloroplastic, which yields MALHISNACFTVMGHSRVQRIKSVASEGSSTLNKTVEDKLKLGGSDLKVTTIGIGAWSWGDTTYWNNFQWNDRNEKAAKDAFNASIDGGLTFFDTAEVYGSGFSFGAINSETLLGRFIRERKEKDPNVDVAVATKFAALPWRFGRESVLTALKDSLFRLGLTSVDLYQLHWPGVWGNEGYIDGLGDAVEKGLVKAVGVSNYSEKRLREAYEKLKKRGIPLASNQVNYSLIYRAPEENGVKAACDELGISLIAYSPIAQGVLTGKYTPQKPPSGPRGRIYTPEFLTKLQPLLNKITEIGEKYNKTNTQVSLNWLVAQGNVIPIPGAKTPEQAEEFKGALGWRLTNEEVAELRSLASTIKSVIGFPVEKL from the exons ATGGCTCTTCATATAAGCAATGCTTGTTTTACTGTTATGGGTCACTCTAGAGTTCAAAGAATAAAATCTGTTGCTTCAGAAGGTTCTTCTACTCTTAATAAAACAGTTGAAGACAAGTTGAAACTGGGTGGTTCTGATTTGAAGGTTACAACTATTGGAATTGGAGCTTGGTCATGGGGTGATACTACTTACTGGAACAATTTTCAGTGGAAtg ACAGGAATGAGAAGGCTGCTAAAGATGCTTTCAATGCAAGTATTGATGGAGGTCTAACCTTTTTTGACACTGCTGAAGTTTATGGCTCTGGG TTTTCTTTTGGAGCCATAAATTCAGAGACTCTTCTTGGAAG ATTTAttagagaaagaaaagaaaaggatccTAATGTTGACGTTGCCGTTGCAACCAAGTTTGCTGCATTGCCATGGAGATTCGGCCGTGAAAGTGTTCTCACTGCGCTTAAAGATTCTCTTTTTCGACTCGGATTGACTTCAGTTGATCTGTATCAGCTTCATTG gCCTGGAGTATGGGGAAATGAAG GGTATATTGACGGGTTAGGGGATGCTGTTGAAAAAGGACTTGTGAAAGCTGTTGGTGTTTCAAACTATAGTG AAAAGCGACTCCGCGAGGCTTATGAAAAGCTCAAAAAGAGAGGTATTCCATTGGCTTCGAACCAAGTAAACTACAGCCTCATCTATAGAGCCCCTGAAGAAAATGGTGTGAAGGCTGCTTGTGATGAACTTGGGATTTCATTGATTGCATATTCACCAATAGCTCAAG GTGTTCTTACTGGAAAGTATACTCCTCAAAAGCCGCCTAGTGGGCCTCGAGGTAGAATTTATACTCCAGAATTCCTTACAAAG CTCCAACCTTTGCTGAACAAGATCACTGAAATAGGAGAGAAGTACAATAAAACAAATACACAG GTATCCCTGAACTGGCTTGTAGCTCAAGGCAATGTTATACCAATTCCTGGTGCTAAGACACCAGAACAAGCTGAAGAATTTAAAGGTGCACTTGGGTGGAGATTGACTAATGAAGAGGTAGCAGAGCTAAGAAGTTTGGCTTCAACAATTAAGTCTGTTATTGGATTTCCTGTTGAAAAACTCTGA